From Bacteroidales bacterium, a single genomic window includes:
- the amrB gene encoding AmmeMemoRadiSam system protein B, translating into MNPPDSILIDRKPAVAGQFYPSEAKKLELMVAGYLKKINIPSDAVTTQAIITPHAGFVFSGQVAAAAFRQIDPNKAYKTVFLIGCSHRSSFAGGSVYTEGNFITPLGKVEVDLELSRRLAKDNSFLSFNPAYHNEEHCLEVQLPFLQQTLLKPFRIVPILLGTRDKLICKRIAETLKPYFREENLFIISSDFSHYPSYSDACKVDKVLADAIQSNDPSGFILRRIMPDKIYSQPCHRLLLMAGYTDIAIHDRK; encoded by the coding sequence TGATTGATAGAAAGCCTGCAGTAGCCGGCCAGTTTTATCCTTCAGAGGCTAAAAAACTGGAATTAATGGTAGCCGGATATTTAAAAAAAATAAACATCCCTTCTGATGCAGTAACAACCCAGGCTATTATTACCCCTCATGCAGGCTTTGTATTTTCCGGCCAGGTTGCTGCAGCCGCATTCAGGCAGATTGATCCCAATAAGGCATATAAAACAGTGTTCCTCATAGGGTGTAGTCATCGGTCCTCCTTTGCCGGGGGCTCTGTTTATACAGAGGGTAATTTCATAACTCCATTAGGCAAAGTGGAGGTAGATCTGGAATTGAGCAGACGTTTGGCTAAAGACAACTCCTTTCTTTCCTTCAATCCTGCTTACCATAATGAAGAACACTGCCTTGAAGTACAATTACCTTTTTTACAACAAACCCTCTTAAAGCCTTTCAGGATTGTTCCTATTTTATTGGGGACCAGAGACAAATTAATTTGTAAGCGAATTGCAGAAACTTTAAAACCTTATTTCAGGGAGGAAAACTTATTTATCATCAGCAGTGATTTCTCACATTATCCTTCCTATTCTGATGCCTGCAAAGTGGATAAAGTGCTGGCTGATGCTATTCAAAGTAATGATCCATCGGGATTTATCCTACGAAGAATCATGCCTGACAAAATCTATTCCCAACCTTGCCACAGGCTGCTGCTCATGGCCGGCTATACTGACATTGCTATACATGACCGAAAATGA